Proteins encoded by one window of Triplophysa rosa linkage group LG19, Trosa_1v2, whole genome shotgun sequence:
- the adra2db gene encoding alpha-2Db adrenergic receptor — protein MIGLVWTLRRIAQRFRSEASLKSKRVLDENTLGNGEATSNASRMDLTTIPNFSLNSTADTNDTNAPRPPPHSQYAAVLIILVVTVIILVTIVGNVLVVVAVFTSRALRAPQNLFLVSLASADILVATLVIPFSLANEVMGYWFFGSTWCAFYLALDVLFCTSSIVHLCAISLDRYWSVTKAVSYNLKRTPRRIKSMIAVVWVISAVISFPPLIMTKHDEMECLLNNETWYILSSCMVSFFAPGLIMILVYCKIYRVAKQRAATVFVAKNGMERQPSQSETCFVRKGKSEVESPSSNSSGSRERKGELDDIDLEESSFSNKQRNSRFTKSRRVDGAQPCPRQNGRLSWACSRTSDLDQDPRARKLSLSKSKLAQMREKRFTFVLAVVMGVFVLCWFPFFFTYSLHAICRESCTIPDSLFNLFFWIGYCNSSVNPIIYTIFNRDFRKAFTKIMCHSHARS, from the coding sequence ATGATAGGTTTGGTGTGGACTCTCCGCCGGATTGCGCAGCGCTTTAGATCGGAGGCAAGTTTAAAGTCGAAACGCGTCTTGGATGAGAATACGCTTGGAAATGGAGAAGCAACATCAAACGCATCCAGAATGGATTTGACAACAATCCCTAATTTCTCGCTGAACTCAACTGCGGATACTAATGACACGAACGCACCGAGACCCCCGCCACATTCACAGTACGCGGCGGTGTTGATTATTCTCGTGGTCACCGTTATCATCCTGGTGACCATCGTGGGAAATGTATTAGTAGTGGTGGCCGTTTTTACCAGCCGTGCGCTCCGTGCGCCACAAAACCTCTTTTTGGTCTCTTTGGCATCTGCTGATATTTTGGTGGCCACTTTGGTCATCCCGTTCTCCCTGGCCAATGAAGTTATGGGATACTGGTTCTTTGGCAGCACCTGGTGTGCCTTTTACCTGGCTCTGGACGTGCTATTCTGCACGTCATCTATTGTCCATCTTTGCGCCATAAGTTTGGACAGGTACTGGTCGGTGACCAAAGCGGTCAGCTACAACCTGAAGAGGACCCCACGGAGAATAAAAAGCATGATTGCGGTGGTGTGGGTTATATCGGCTGTGATCTCTTTCCCACCACTAATCATGACCAAACACGACGAGATGGAGTGCTTGCTGAACAACGAGACGTGGTACATCCTCTCATCCTGCATGGTCTCGTTTTTTGCACCTGGTCTCATCATGATTTTGGTGTATTGTAAAATCTACAGGGTGGCCAAACAGCGCGCAGCCACCGTTTTTGTGGCTAAGAACGGGATGGAGCGACAGCCATCGCAGTCGGAGACATGCTTCGTGCGTAAAGGCAAGTCGGAGGTGGAGAGCCCCAGCAGCAACAGCTCTGGCAGCCGAGAGCGCAAAGGCGAGCTGGATGACATCGATTTGGAGGAGAGTAGCTTCTCCAACAAACAGAGGAACTCTCGCTTCACCAAAAGCAGGAGAGTGGACGGGGCACAGCCGTGCCCAAGGCAAAACGGACGCCTGTCATGGGCATGTAGTCGCACCTCAGACCTCGATCAGGATCCGAGGGCGCGCAAGCTGTCCTTATCCAAGTCCAAACTGGCACAGATGCGCGAGAAGCGCTTCACATTCGTGCTGGCCGTGGTCATGGGAGTGTTCGTGCTCTGCTGGTTCCCCTTTTTCTTCACGTACAGCCTTCATGCCATATGTCGGGAAAGTTGCACAATACCGGATTCTCTGTTCAATCTGTTTTTCTGGATTGGCTACTGCAACAGCTCAGTGAACCCTATAATTTATACGATTTTCAACAGAGACTTTAGGAAAGCGTTTACAAAGATTATGTGCCATAGCCATGCGCGCTCGTAA